Below is a genomic region from Campylobacter geochelonis.
CGCTTCTAAAATAAGAGCTTTACTCTGTAGGAGTGGGTATAGGACGTATTTTTGCGCTAGGTTTTTAACTATCGCTGGTAGAAAAAATATCATAAATTTAAGTGGTGGCATAAACGAATTCAAAGCTGTGCAAGTTCAAAGCCACGCAAGCTTTTAATGAAATATAAATTTAAATAAATTAACTTTTATATAAATTTAAAACTATTTTGTTATTATTTTATCGTTGTTATAAATCAAAAAAAGGAGTAGCGATGAGTGCGTTTGGATATTTTAAAAAGGTGTATGCGGAGTACTTTAATTTCAATGGTAGGGCTAGGAGAAAAGAGTATTGGTATTATACGCTTTTTTATACTATTATTTCTATTGTTTTAGGGACTCTTGATTTGTTGATTTTTGACATGGAAATACTTAGCTCGATATTCTTTTTAGTATCGCTTATACCATATTTAGCAGTTAGCGCAAGAAGGCTTCACGATATAGGAAAAAGCGGTTGGTGGCTACTGATCGGCATTATACCGATTCTTGGCGGTATAGTTTTGCTGGTATTTTTCATAATCGATGGCGAGCAAGGTGATAATGAGTATGGGCTAGATCCAAAACGTGAGTATAGCTTTTAGACATTTTAACTAGCGTTTTGTTGATAGTGCAAAAAATATTTGTTTTTTAGATTTTGATAGCTAAATTTTAGCAAATAAATATCTAAAATAATAAGTTAATTTTATAAATATTTTATGGGAAGTATCTGTAAATGATAAATTTATTTAAATTTAGTAAATTTCAGATACTTTCGTTTTAAAATATATCAGATTTAAATCTCTATAAAAAATGGTTAAATTTAGATACTGGCGGAATTAAATTTACAATCTAAGATTTATTTAAGCCATATAAAAAATTTACAAGCTAGATAAATTTTTTGATTTAAAAATAAGGCGCGTTTAGTTTTGATAAAAGTTTTGTTGCTATTAGCTGCGAAAATAATATAGGTAATTTAAAATTTGGAAGTAAAGGTTAGCTAATTTTTACTTTTTTAA
It encodes:
- a CDS encoding DUF805 domain-containing protein → MSAFGYFKKVYAEYFNFNGRARRKEYWYYTLFYTIISIVLGTLDLLIFDMEILSSIFFLVSLIPYLAVSARRLHDIGKSGWWLLIGIIPILGGIVLLVFFIIDGEQGDNEYGLDPKREYSF